TATAGCCGAAACGTCATCCCTAAAAAAGACCGGCTTATTTTCCCAAAAGTCTTTCGACTCTTTTGTCTGGGTTATCAGTCCCACACAACCGACTACTTCTTTCAAAGACAGCTCTGATTCTTCAACTCTTTCCACAAAACATAATTTAGGAAAATGACCTTCTTTTTTAAGTCCCTCAATGAAAAGAATGTCGCAGCCCAAAGTATTCAAAAACTTAACTAACTGCTGAAAAATCATTTCCTGGGGACAACCATAATCGAAAATCATCGCCGACTGATTGCCAGATAGAAGACAGACAGCCGAAGCTCCTGCTTCTTTTAAGCTGTAACTGTCTTTCCCGGGATAATCTAACTGAAATCCTTTATGGGCATGTTTGAAGGCTCCTACCCTTAATCCATTGGAAGAAAAATATCTTATGAGTTTACATATCAGAGTAGTCTTTCCACATCCACTTCTGCCAACAAAACCAAAGACCGTCACGAAACTCCCTTTTATAAACTACCGTTTTCTTACAGCTTCCTCTAGATCAACCAAGTAGTTGATATTGTAAAAGCTTTCCGAGTATTGACTCAAATCAACTTTGAGGGCTTGCACAAATTGATAAAAACGAGCGACTTTCCGCCCTCCCTCAACCAAGTATTTTTCAAGCTGGGCTAACACCGATTTTTTAAAAAGCGCAAAAAGATATTGGTCCCTTGTTCCATCCCAAACATAAGCAACAGTTGAGGAGGAAGAAAAAAGCTTTTCCTTAAGGGCAACATCGAATCTTTCTTCAAAAAAAGGGCAATCACAAGGGACAGTTAACAGGAAGGATGCGTTCATCTGTTTGAGAACGGTATATATTCCACCTAAAGGACCACAGTTTTCCATGCTATCTTTAACAACTGGCCAACCATAACAGCCATACTTTTCCAAGGAGCGATTAGCACTTATCCATAGTGTATTTACCCTTGGAGAAAGTTTTTCAGCACTATAAACAAAAAGGGGTTTTCCTTTAAAATCTAAAAGTCCCTTTTCGATGCCTCCCATACGAGTTGCCTTTCCCCCACATAGAACTACACCATCGATATTGGTCTGCATCTATATTTTACAAAGGAAAAACAATTTTTTTTCTTGATTTAAACATCGTCAATTCCCTGTAACCCACCTCCCTGACAAGATCCAGGGCTAAATCAAAATCCTGCCCCACTTCATTCGGATCATGAGCATCTGAACTGATCAAAATAGGAATATTTTTTTTATAAGCTATTTCCAAAAATCGTTTTTCTGGATAAATCTCTTTAACTGGTTTTCTCAATCCTGCGGTGTTGATTTCAAAAGCCAGATGATGGTCAGCCATAGCTGTAAGGGCTTCTTCATAAAAAGAAGCAAGATCTCGACTGGGTTTATGATTAAACTTTTTGATTAAATCGGGATGAGCCAAAAAGTCGAAAAGCCCTGAACAAGCCATTTTCGTATACAAAGAAAAATACTCAGTCCAGGTGGCTTCGATGTCGGTCTTCTTCCATCTGTCTAATTTAGAAGGATTATCAATATCCCAATCCCTAGAGATGTAATGAACAGCCCCAATAAGATAATCCCAAGGAGCTCGAGATGATAAATCGCGGATGTGTTCCTCAAACCCGAGAATGAAATCACATTCTAGACCAAGTCGTATAGGATATTGTGGAAATTTTTTTCGTGTTTCTTCAACAAGCCCAATATATTCGTCTAGCTGATCAAGACGCATTCTCCAATCATCAAAATGATAAGGCATCGGATTATGATCAGAAAAACCGATTTCGATTAAGCCTTTTTCAATTGCTTTTTGAACATACAGATAGGGCTCCCCTACCGCATGCCCACAAAGTGGAGTATGAAGATGATAATCAAAAATCATAGATCTGGCTTATTCCTTGTAAGCTAATATTTCAATTACCCTATCAATATCCTCTTCGGTATTATAAAAATGGGGGGCAAATCGAAGATACCAATTTTTATTTCTATCCATTCGAAAAGAAACCACTACTCCCTGGGATTTTAATCTGGCAAGAATTCCCTGAGGATCAACTCCTGGAGCGAAGGCAGAAATTATACCTGAACGTCTCTCGAGTGGAAAACCTTCAGAGAGACATTTCCAACCTACTCGACAAAGATTTTCCCAAAGATATTGATGCAGAAAAAGAATTCTTTCCCTTATCTTGTTAATGCCGATAGCAAGAAGAAGTTCCATTGAAGTTTGCATTCCTACTATCCCTAAAGCATAGAGAGCTCCACTTTCATATCTGCGCGCACCTCTTTCCATTTCTATCTTTTCCTGAGCAATAAAATCCGGAGATTTGATGTTCCAAGCTCCCAAAAGAGTTGGACTCAAGTAATCCTGTAGAGATTCCTTGCAATAAAAAATTCCCGCTCCAAGGGGACCCAAAAGCCACTTATGTGAGTCTGCGCTAAGAAAATCAAAATACCTGGAATCCATCATAGAAGCCCCTAAAGATTGTATTCCATCCAGGCTAAATAATATACCCCTTTTATGGAGTGCTTCGCCCATTTCCTGGTAATCGAGGAGATAGCCTGAAAGATAATGACAACTTGCCAAAGCCACAAGTTTGGTTTTGGAACTCAAGGCCTTAAGAACCAAAGGTAAAGTAATTTTCCCTGGTTCTTCGGGATACAGGGGAACAGTCTTAACACCAAACTTTTCAAGATTTTTCCATGGATAAACGTTAGTAGGATAATCATCCGGATAATAGACGACTTCATCACCTGGCTTCCAGGGTAACCCATTAGCGACTAAGTTTAGCCCAAGAGCAGTTGGACCTAAAAGGGCTATCTCCGAAGCTTTAGCCATAAGCAGCTTAGCTGCTGTTTCTCTTGCCTCAGTAATGGTTTGAAAAAATGATTCGGTTTCTTGACTCCAATCCGAAGCTTCAAAAGCCGCAGCGGAAATCTTTTCAGCTGTAGGAGCAGGCAAAGGGGAGACCGCAGCATGAGCCAGAAACACCCTATTTCGCGTAACCGGAAAAAGTGCATTTCTTATATTTTCTTTTGAAAGAATATCTTCAAGCGAACAGTTCATCATCATGGAGTTGTGTATAACTTACATCATAATCCATCCATAATCCATTACCTTGAAGATCTTTTCTATTTTCCCTGGACTTCGTTATAGATGTAAAGCTAGGCAGCAATGAAGACCCACCACTAGGATTTGGGCATCGTTTTTCTTATTTTTTCTACCGATTTAATAATTTCATCTACCGCAAACTGTATTTCTTCTTCTGTATTATGTCTTCCTAGAGAAAACCGAACGCTTGATTTTGCATCTAATGGACTTAATCCCATTGCCGTAAGCACTTTTGAAGGTTTTAATGAACCTGTTGTACAAGCCGATCCTCCCGAAGCGCAGATACCTTTCTGATCCAGGTCAAGAAGAAGGGTTTCTGCATCAATCCCCTTAAAACAGATGTTCGATGTATTGGGAATCCTATACTCTCTATCCCCATTGAGTTTTGTGAAGGGAATCTCACTTAAAATCCGCGTTTCTAAAAGATCGCGCAGCGCGCGTATTCTTTTATTTTCTTCATCCATTCTTTGAGAAAGAATTGCAATCGCTTTACCCATACCCACAATAGATGGAACATTTTCAGTCCCCGCTCTGCGACGCATTTCCTGGGATCCTCCGCGAATTAGGGGTTCAAAAGGACTGCCTTTACGGACAAACAAAACGCCGATGCCTTTAGGTGCATAGAATTTATGTCCGGTTAACGAGAGAAAATCGATTGGTACTTGAGAAAGATCGATAGGGATTTTTCCTATAGCCTGTACCGCATCGGTATGAAAGAGGACCCCTCTTTCTTTACAAATTTTGGCAATCTGTTCTACAGGGAATATTACCCCTGTTTCATTGTTAGCCCACATCACCGATACGATAGCTGTATGCTCATTAATCTTTTTTTCCAGCTCCTCAAGATCAATTAATCCTAGGGAATTTACAGCCATTTTGTCTATCTCCACTCCCCTTTTTTCCAGATCTAAACATAACTCCTGAATGGCTGAATGTTCGGTAGAGGTTGTGACAATTCTTTTTTTACCTGTGGTTCGAAGAGCCGAAAGAATGGCTGCATTGTTAGATTCTGTCCCACAACTGGTAAAAACAATCTCCTCCTCTTGGCAACACAAGAACCGAGCAATAGCATTTCTTGCTTTTTTCACGTATTGCTTAGCTTCTTGTCCAAGCCGATGAGGACTTGAGGGATTCCCGTAGTAAACGGAGAAAAAAGGAACCATCTCCTTAAGCACTTCAGGGTCAACAGGAGTAGTCGCATTATTATCTAAGTATATCAACCGCATAATCATGATTACATTCTTCCAACATTTCAAAAACACAATACAAAACTTCATCGACTAAAAAAGAAACTTTCTCTCCTCTATTCCATAATACTCTGCACCTCTTTTTATCTATATTTCGATACATCCAAATATATGGATCGGTAGGGCCAAATAAAGCGATAGTAGGACAACCCACAGAGACAGCCAGATGCGTAAGCCCACTGTCATGCCCACAATAAAGAGCACTTTTTTTAAGGATGGCCGCTACTGTAGGCAGTTCTAGATTAATTACCTTGAGGTCGGCAGGAATACTCTTTAACTCTACACGATCCAATTCAGCAGGACCCAGAATTAAAACAACGTTATAGCCTCTTTTTTTTAATTCCTGACAAAAGGTTTTCCAACTCTTTGAAGGCCAATTTTTTTTGGGATTACCGCTACCTGGATGGAGAGCTACGATTTTTTGATTGCTTTTCAACCCACTTAAAACAGTTAATGCGTTTTTCTCATCTTCTGAACTAAGAAAAATGAGAGGAGGTGGAATGCTCTTATTAACAGAATCAATGATCCCCAATTCTACTACAGGCTGCAAAAGCCATTCCAGAACGTTTCCTTGGCCAGGGAAAGGGGGACAATAAATGATTTTTTTTACTCCACAACCCTCTATGTTTCTTCTCAACACCCCTTGATTATCAGGAGAGTAACAAAGGACTAGATCAATATGAGAAAAAAACTCCAAAAGCTTTGAGCCGAGTTTCCCTTCTTCAGAAAAAAGGGGAGTAAAAAAAGAACTCCCTATGTCATAAACCTTATCAAAATAGTATCTTTTTTCACCCAAAATCCCATAACGAGGAGTTCCAAGAAGGTCTATCCTTG
The DNA window shown above is from Methylacidiphilum caldifontis and carries:
- the mobB gene encoding molybdopterin-guanine dinucleotide biosynthesis protein B, translated to MTVFGFVGRSGCGKTTLICKLIRYFSSNGLRVGAFKHAHKGFQLDYPGKDSYSLKEAGASAVCLLSGNQSAMIFDYGCPQEMIFQQLVKFLNTLGCDILFIEGLKKEGHFPKLCFVERVEESELSLKEVVGCVGLITQTKESKDFWENKPVFFRDDVSAISSFILHWINPSL
- the mobA gene encoding molybdenum cofactor guanylyltransferase MobA — translated: MQTNIDGVVLCGGKATRMGGIEKGLLDFKGKPLFVYSAEKLSPRVNTLWISANRSLEKYGCYGWPVVKDSMENCGPLGGIYTVLKQMNASFLLTVPCDCPFFEERFDVALKEKLFSSSSTVAYVWDGTRDQYLFALFKKSVLAQLEKYLVEGGRKVARFYQFVQALKVDLSQYSESFYNINYLVDLEEAVRKR
- a CDS encoding histidinol-phosphatase HisJ family protein, whose protein sequence is MIFDYHLHTPLCGHAVGEPYLYVQKAIEKGLIEIGFSDHNPMPYHFDDWRMRLDQLDEYIGLVEETRKKFPQYPIRLGLECDFILGFEEHIRDLSSRAPWDYLIGAVHYISRDWDIDNPSKLDRWKKTDIEATWTEYFSLYTKMACSGLFDFLAHPDLIKKFNHKPSRDLASFYEEALTAMADHHLAFEINTAGLRKPVKEIYPEKRFLEIAYKKNIPILISSDAHDPNEVGQDFDLALDLVREVGYRELTMFKSRKKIVFPL
- a CDS encoding aminotransferase class V-fold PLP-dependent enzyme codes for the protein MMMNCSLEDILSKENIRNALFPVTRNRVFLAHAAVSPLPAPTAEKISAAAFEASDWSQETESFFQTITEARETAAKLLMAKASEIALLGPTALGLNLVANGLPWKPGDEVVYYPDDYPTNVYPWKNLEKFGVKTVPLYPEEPGKITLPLVLKALSSKTKLVALASCHYLSGYLLDYQEMGEALHKRGILFSLDGIQSLGASMMDSRYFDFLSADSHKWLLGPLGAGIFYCKESLQDYLSPTLLGAWNIKSPDFIAQEKIEMERGARRYESGALYALGIVGMQTSMELLLAIGINKIRERILFLHQYLWENLCRVGWKCLSEGFPLERRSGIISAFAPGVDPQGILARLKSQGVVVSFRMDRNKNWYLRFAPHFYNTEEDIDRVIEILAYKE
- the nifS gene encoding cysteine desulfurase NifS, which translates into the protein MRLIYLDNNATTPVDPEVLKEMVPFFSVYYGNPSSPHRLGQEAKQYVKKARNAIARFLCCQEEEIVFTSCGTESNNAAILSALRTTGKKRIVTTSTEHSAIQELCLDLEKRGVEIDKMAVNSLGLIDLEELEKKINEHTAIVSVMWANNETGVIFPVEQIAKICKERGVLFHTDAVQAIGKIPIDLSQVPIDFLSLTGHKFYAPKGIGVLFVRKGSPFEPLIRGGSQEMRRRAGTENVPSIVGMGKAIAILSQRMDEENKRIRALRDLLETRILSEIPFTKLNGDREYRIPNTSNICFKGIDAETLLLDLDQKGICASGGSACTTGSLKPSKVLTAMGLSPLDAKSSVRFSLGRHNTEEEIQFAVDEIIKSVEKIRKTMPKS
- a CDS encoding glycosyltransferase family 9 protein, whose translation is MAKQFEARNIVVIRGGGLGDFIHTLPALFVLRNHYSFARIDLLGTPRYGILGEKRYYFDKVYDIGSSFFTPLFSEEGKLGSKLLEFFSHIDLVLCYSPDNQGVLRRNIEGCGVKKIIYCPPFPGQGNVLEWLLQPVVELGIIDSVNKSIPPPLIFLSSEDEKNALTVLSGLKSNQKIVALHPGSGNPKKNWPSKSWKTFCQELKKRGYNVVLILGPAELDRVELKSIPADLKVINLELPTVAAILKKSALYCGHDSGLTHLAVSVGCPTIALFGPTDPYIWMYRNIDKKRCRVLWNRGEKVSFLVDEVLYCVFEMLEECNHDYAVDILR